The Aliidiomarina minuta nucleotide sequence AATGGGCTTGATCAGTGGTTCGCTACTGGGTGCTTTATATCGTTTACGAGAAAAATCAAGTTAAGGTTACTGGTAGAGATAGTTGGTGAAAATAAGGTTTTCAATCACTTCTCTACCAGTTTCCTGTTCCATTAGCTCCTGCGCTCTACTCAAGCAATCGCGGCGAATTTCATCTCGCCCAGTTAAGGAGCGGACCTTGCCTTCCTGAGCCTCGCCGAAGATCTCAATAAAGGCGTCCCGTAATAACGGAGCGTGATGCTCTAATAACTGCAGGTCGTTGACACTCCCCACTACTGCCTGAACAGAAATTCGCACATAACCAAGATGACGAGTGTCATCTAACTTCACAAAGTTAGTTGTAATATCAGGTTCAAAAGCGAAATAAACTTGGCGCTGTTCGCTTTGTGCATGCACCGATGCAGTGAGAATCCAAAGCATAACTGTAATTAATGCGCCCTTTACGTACTTTCTCATTTCATTACCCCTGCATCCATTACTTAACCCTCTGTTAGTTGATTATATGTAAGTCGACTTTTACAGCAACAACTGCGCCTAGTCTGCAACTT carries:
- a CDS encoding flagellar basal body-associated protein FliL is translated as MRKYVKGALITVMLWILTASVHAQSEQRQVYFAFEPDITTNFVKLDDTRHLGYVRISVQAVVGSVNDLQLLEHHAPLLRDAFIEIFGEAQEGKVRSLTGRDEIRRDCLSRAQELMEQETGREVIENLIFTNYLYQ